One genomic segment of Aquipluma nitroreducens includes these proteins:
- a CDS encoding AMP-binding protein — translation MRRLEVLTIPAMLQASYRDFADSQSLIFVGEENLTYKQLETEVKKAALQLQSIGVKKGDKVAILSLNMPQWGIAFFATSVLGAVVVPILPDFHPNEIKNIILHADVSVVYVSETLRLKLEPISELTVISIENFQIGSGKTQALFGDMDEQLFEYPKVEENDLCSIIYTSGTTGKSKGVMLTHKNIVWTAQQSWIIQNVVPGDRFLSVLPLSHTFENILGLILPIKYGATVNYLKKPPVASILLAALEQVKPTIMLVVPLIIEKIYKSKILPEINRKLISRILYKIPVSRRLLHKVAAKKLFATFGGKLKFFGIGGAKLDDNVERFLMEGGFPLAIGYGMTESSPLLAGAGVGKTRFLSTGLPVEGVHLRIAQPNLKTGLGEIQAKGENVMMGYYKEPELTKNAFTEDGWLKTGDLGCFDKDGNLYIKGRMKNMIVGSSGENIYPEEIESLINRMEYVLESLVVEQKGRLVALVHLNMEELENKYRNMKTEAVLYLNDKTDEILKEIQNKVNIELNKFSQIQRVVLQPIPFEKTPTQKIKRFLY, via the coding sequence ATGAGGAGGCTTGAAGTTTTGACTATCCCTGCTATGTTGCAGGCAAGTTATAGGGATTTTGCAGATAGTCAGTCATTGATATTTGTTGGTGAGGAAAACCTGACTTATAAACAACTGGAAACTGAAGTGAAAAAAGCAGCACTTCAACTTCAATCGATTGGAGTTAAAAAAGGCGATAAAGTCGCTATCTTAAGTTTGAATATGCCACAATGGGGCATCGCATTTTTTGCGACCAGTGTACTCGGAGCAGTCGTTGTTCCAATTCTTCCAGACTTTCATCCGAACGAAATAAAAAATATCATTTTACATGCTGATGTATCAGTTGTATATGTGTCAGAAACATTGCGCTTAAAACTTGAACCGATATCTGAGTTAACCGTCATTAGCATCGAAAATTTTCAAATTGGTTCTGGCAAAACACAGGCATTATTCGGCGATATGGACGAGCAACTTTTCGAATATCCTAAAGTGGAAGAAAACGATCTTTGTTCGATCATATATACTTCCGGAACAACCGGAAAATCAAAGGGAGTTATGTTGACCCACAAAAATATCGTTTGGACTGCCCAGCAAAGCTGGATTATTCAAAACGTTGTTCCGGGCGACCGTTTCCTTTCCGTTCTGCCACTTTCGCATACGTTCGAAAACATTTTAGGGCTCATTCTTCCAATCAAATATGGGGCAACAGTCAATTACCTGAAGAAACCTCCGGTAGCCTCAATTCTATTGGCAGCGTTAGAACAAGTGAAGCCAACAATCATGCTGGTAGTACCTCTGATCATCGAAAAAATATACAAGTCAAAAATACTACCTGAGATTAACCGCAAGTTGATCTCTCGAATACTCTATAAAATTCCGGTTTCAAGAAGACTATTACACAAAGTCGCCGCCAAGAAACTCTTTGCAACATTTGGTGGCAAACTGAAGTTTTTTGGTATTGGCGGTGCAAAACTGGATGATAATGTCGAACGTTTTCTGATGGAAGGTGGATTTCCTTTGGCCATTGGTTATGGCATGACTGAATCGTCACCATTGCTTGCCGGTGCTGGCGTGGGCAAAACCCGTTTCCTATCAACCGGATTACCGGTAGAAGGTGTACATCTCAGAATTGCTCAACCTAACCTAAAAACTGGTCTTGGCGAAATTCAGGCCAAAGGTGAAAATGTAATGATGGGTTATTACAAAGAACCTGAACTAACTAAAAATGCCTTTACTGAAGATGGCTGGCTGAAAACCGGGGATCTGGGGTGCTTTGATAAGGATGGCAACCTTTACATCAAGGGCCGGATGAAAAACATGATCGTTGGATCAAGTGGGGAAAACATATATCCTGAAGAGATTGAGTCGCTCATAAACCGGATGGAATACGTACTCGAATCGCTTGTTGTCGAACAAAAAGGAAGACTTGTCGCTTTGGTACATCTAAACATGGAAGAGCTTGAAAATAAATATCGGAACATGAAAACAGAAGCAGTTCTGTATTTGAACGACAAAACGGATGAGATTCTGAAAGAAATTCAAAACAAAGTAAATATTGAGCTCAATAAGTTTTCACAGATTCAACGCGTAGTACTTCAGCCCATCCCTTTCGAGAAAACACCAACACAAAAAATAAAGAGGTTTCTTTATTAA
- a CDS encoding HD domain-containing protein: MNTTEIIQNTEQFIESRFRSEGSGHDWFHVDRVRKMALRIGEQEGCDLFIVEMAALLHDLDDWKLADSENEGASRAKKWLDSMCVEQRIADHVLQVIEEVSFKGADIETPVSSVEAAAVQDADRLDAIGAIGIARTFAYGGHKSRLIYDPSISPVMHDDFKNYKNNTAPTINHFYEKLLLLKDRMNTNAARVVAEQRHLFMKDYLTQFYDEWEAIR; encoded by the coding sequence ATGAATACTACTGAAATCATACAAAATACAGAACAGTTTATCGAATCCCGGTTTCGTTCGGAGGGGAGCGGGCACGACTGGTTTCATGTTGATCGGGTGAGAAAAATGGCTCTTCGGATTGGAGAACAGGAAGGTTGTGATTTATTTATTGTTGAGATGGCAGCATTGCTTCATGATTTGGATGACTGGAAACTGGCAGATTCAGAAAATGAAGGTGCTTCGAGAGCAAAAAAGTGGTTAGATTCGATGTGTGTCGAACAAAGGATAGCCGACCATGTTTTGCAGGTAATTGAGGAAGTTTCGTTTAAAGGAGCTGATATTGAAACACCGGTTAGTTCTGTTGAGGCCGCTGCTGTTCAGGATGCAGATCGTTTGGATGCCATTGGCGCCATTGGAATAGCCCGAACGTTCGCTTATGGAGGCCATAAGAGTCGGCTGATCTATGATCCGTCAATATCACCCGTAATGCACGATGATTTTAAGAACTATAAAAACAATACAGCGCCAACAATTAATCATTTTTATGAAAAATTGTTATTGCTGAAAGATAGGATGAATACCAATGCAGCCAGAGTTGTTGCAGAACAAAGGCATCTGTTTATGAAAGACTATTTAACTCAGTTTTATGATGAGTGGGAAGCCATACGATGA
- a CDS encoding VOC family protein — protein MKVEHLAIWTRDLEGMRNFYTHYFNASSGSGYYNHSKEFRSYFLSFEGECRLELMQMPTVTNNRNDYRKHYSGIAHFAFKVGSRERVDQITEMLQHDGFEIISPGRMTGDGYYESAVYDPEKNRIEIVA, from the coding sequence ATGAAAGTTGAACATTTAGCAATTTGGACCCGTGATTTGGAAGGTATGCGTAATTTTTATACGCATTATTTTAATGCGTCTTCTGGTTCAGGGTACTACAATCATTCCAAAGAGTTCAGATCATATTTTCTTTCGTTCGAAGGTGAATGTAGGCTGGAGTTAATGCAAATGCCAACCGTAACGAATAATAGAAACGATTACCGGAAACACTATTCAGGGATTGCTCATTTTGCTTTTAAAGTTGGCTCACGCGAGCGTGTTGACCAAATTACGGAAATGCTTCAGCATGATGGTTTTGAGATTATCAGTCCCGGAAGAATGACCGGAGATGGCTATTATGAAAGTGCTGTTTATGATCCGGAAAAAAACCGGATTGAGATTGTTGCCTAA
- a CDS encoding DUF3109 family protein — protein sequence MLEIGRTIISLDILEKKFLCDLLKCKGACCVEGDSGAPVTPEEVKAIQEAYPEVEPYLSENHRNEISKQGFAVIDLDGDLVTPLENNKQCVYTYKENDILKCGIEKAFLDGKITFRKPVSCHLFPIRITEYKRFDAVNYQQIDICKPGRECGKVAKLPLYVFLKEPLIRKYGEEWYEQLQYAAENMPGRK from the coding sequence ATGCTCGAAATCGGCCGTACCATTATTAGTTTAGATATTCTGGAGAAGAAATTCCTTTGTGATTTACTGAAATGCAAAGGAGCATGTTGTGTTGAAGGCGATTCGGGCGCACCGGTTACTCCTGAAGAAGTGAAAGCCATTCAGGAAGCTTATCCTGAAGTTGAACCTTACTTATCAGAAAATCATCGGAACGAAATCAGCAAACAAGGTTTTGCAGTAATTGATCTGGATGGAGATTTGGTAACGCCACTTGAGAACAACAAGCAGTGCGTGTACACCTACAAAGAAAACGACATTCTGAAATGTGGCATCGAAAAAGCTTTTCTGGATGGAAAAATTACTTTCAGAAAACCTGTTTCCTGCCACCTTTTCCCAATACGAATTACAGAATACAAACGATTTGACGCAGTAAACTACCAGCAGATCGACATTTGTAAGCCCGGACGTGAGTGCGGAAAGGTCGCAAAATTACCACTCTATGTTTTTTTGAAAGAACCTCTGATCAGAAAATACGGTGAGGAATGGTACGAACAATTGCAATACGCTGCCGAAAATATGCCGGGAAGAAAATAG
- the gpmI gene encoding 2,3-bisphosphoglycerate-independent phosphoglycerate mutase encodes MATYKKALLMILDGWGIGDGTARDIIATAPTPFLDYLNANYPHSQLLTCGEYVGLPDGQMGNSEVGHLNIGAGRVIYQDMVKITKAIREKTLWTEPQIVKAFTYAKENNKNVHLIGLIGPGGVHALSAHMVALCQIGTDFGLKNTFIHGLTDGRDTDPRSGLGFLEEDLKSLEGTNGKFASLIGRYYGMDRDKNYDRFKLAYDLYTEGKGTPSTDLLKTVKESYEAGVTDEFLKPIVMVDENGKPLATIQENDVVICFNFRTDRLRQTTIAFTQQDLPEFGLKTMPLQWYTMTNYKADFKNINVIFDKPNLNNTMGEIVSKAGLKQIRIAETEKYAHVTFFFSGGREEEFPGEKRLLAPSPKVPTYDFQPEMSAPMVRDLIVPELANGTADFVCLNFANGDMVGHTGVYEAISKAVTAVDGCVKAVVEAAQKGGYEIIIIADHGNADNAVNEDGSANTAHSLNPVPCIYISENKNVKIDNGILADVAPTLLSIMGLEIPAEMTGKVLIEK; translated from the coding sequence ATGGCAACTTATAAAAAAGCACTTTTAATGATACTTGATGGTTGGGGAATTGGCGATGGTACCGCGCGCGATATTATTGCAACAGCTCCAACACCATTTTTGGACTACCTGAATGCCAATTATCCTCACTCGCAACTGCTAACTTGTGGCGAATATGTTGGCTTACCCGATGGCCAAATGGGAAATTCGGAAGTAGGCCACCTCAACATCGGCGCCGGACGTGTGATCTATCAGGACATGGTAAAAATCACCAAAGCCATCCGCGAAAAAACGCTTTGGACCGAACCACAAATCGTGAAAGCGTTTACCTACGCGAAGGAAAATAATAAAAATGTACACCTGATCGGGCTAATTGGCCCTGGCGGAGTTCATGCTCTGAGCGCGCATATGGTTGCTCTTTGCCAGATTGGAACCGACTTCGGACTAAAAAATACATTTATCCACGGATTGACCGATGGACGCGACACTGATCCACGTTCAGGATTGGGATTTCTGGAAGAAGACCTGAAAAGCCTCGAAGGCACCAATGGTAAATTTGCATCGCTGATTGGCCGTTATTATGGCATGGATCGCGATAAAAATTACGACCGGTTTAAATTGGCCTACGATTTATATACCGAAGGAAAAGGAACTCCTTCGACTGACTTGCTAAAAACAGTTAAAGAATCATACGAAGCTGGTGTTACTGACGAATTCCTGAAACCAATCGTGATGGTTGATGAAAACGGGAAACCATTGGCTACCATTCAGGAAAACGATGTGGTGATTTGTTTCAATTTCCGCACCGACCGTTTGCGCCAGACCACCATTGCCTTTACGCAGCAAGATCTTCCAGAATTTGGATTAAAAACCATGCCTTTGCAGTGGTACACCATGACCAATTACAAAGCCGATTTCAAAAATATCAATGTTATTTTCGACAAGCCAAATCTGAATAATACGATGGGCGAAATCGTTTCGAAAGCCGGATTGAAACAAATCAGAATTGCCGAAACTGAAAAATATGCGCACGTTACCTTCTTTTTCAGCGGCGGGCGCGAAGAAGAATTCCCGGGTGAAAAAAGGCTTTTAGCTCCATCACCTAAAGTCCCAACTTACGATTTCCAGCCTGAAATGTCGGCGCCAATGGTTCGCGACTTGATTGTTCCTGAATTGGCCAACGGGACTGCTGATTTTGTTTGCCTGAATTTTGCAAACGGCGATATGGTTGGTCATACCGGAGTTTACGAAGCCATTTCGAAAGCGGTGACTGCCGTTGATGGTTGTGTGAAAGCGGTTGTTGAAGCAGCCCAAAAAGGTGGGTATGAGATTATCATTATTGCTGACCACGGAAATGCCGACAACGCCGTTAACGAAGATGGATCGGCCAATACAGCTCACTCACTGAACCCGGTTCCTTGCATTTACATTTCTGAAAACAAAAACGTAAAAATCGACAACGGTATTCTGGCCGACGTTGCTCCTACCCTACTTTCAATCATGGGTCTGGAAATTCCGGCTGAAATGACTGGAAAAGTATTGATTGAAAAATAA
- a CDS encoding GNAT family N-acetyltransferase, producing MAEFVRTTSENTDFRNLIHALDEDLYLRNGEAQLQYRQYNQVDLIDHVVVVYFEEKPVGCGCYKRFDDKTVEMKRMFVLAEMRGKQLAAQMLQELEKWAVEEGNTAAVLETGYRQVEAIRLYTIAGYSLIANYGQYIGMKESICYRKELR from the coding sequence ATGGCCGAATTTGTTCGCACAACCAGCGAAAATACCGACTTCAGAAATCTGATTCATGCCTTGGATGAGGATCTTTATCTCCGGAACGGAGAAGCTCAGTTGCAATACCGTCAGTACAATCAAGTTGATCTGATTGACCATGTTGTAGTTGTTTATTTCGAAGAAAAACCGGTTGGTTGCGGCTGCTATAAAAGGTTTGACGACAAAACAGTTGAAATGAAGCGGATGTTTGTTCTGGCAGAAATGCGCGGCAAACAACTGGCAGCCCAAATGCTTCAGGAGCTCGAAAAATGGGCTGTTGAAGAAGGCAATACTGCGGCAGTGCTGGAAACCGGTTATCGTCAGGTTGAAGCAATTCGGCTGTACACCATCGCTGGTTATTCGCTTATTGCAAACTATGGACAATACATCGGGATGAAAGAGAGTATTTGTTACCGGAAAGAATTGAGATAG
- a CDS encoding toxin-antitoxin system YwqK family antitoxin, whose amino-acid sequence MRGLIICLFLLMSGVVVAQNMVNQVDAQGKKQGFWTKKDAEGKLIYEATFKDDKPIGEMKRFHPNGKLKAVMNFEEGSDESEAQLFDERGKPIAQGKYSGQKKMGEWTYMLDSKVVSTETYQNGQKNGTSKRFYKTGELLEESNWQNDKLNGIYRTYFQDGKTFMECTYSEGRLNGTFKTWFPNGSLELDAIYTSDTRDKEWLYYNQEGDLLYILKYELGKLLNPEVQSRIEKERTGTFKSKGDSVPDPEKFMQNPEEYMRLMQLH is encoded by the coding sequence ATGCGCGGATTGATTATTTGTTTATTCCTCCTGATGTCGGGAGTTGTTGTTGCTCAAAATATGGTAAATCAGGTTGATGCTCAAGGTAAAAAACAGGGCTTCTGGACAAAGAAGGACGCTGAAGGAAAGCTGATCTATGAGGCAACTTTTAAAGACGATAAACCGATCGGCGAAATGAAACGGTTTCACCCGAACGGAAAACTAAAAGCCGTGATGAATTTTGAGGAAGGCAGCGACGAATCAGAAGCTCAACTGTTTGATGAGCGCGGTAAACCAATCGCTCAGGGAAAATATTCCGGACAAAAGAAAATGGGTGAATGGACTTATATGCTCGACTCCAAAGTGGTTTCGACTGAAACCTATCAGAATGGTCAGAAAAACGGAACCAGCAAACGATTTTACAAAACCGGTGAACTGTTGGAAGAATCGAATTGGCAAAACGACAAGCTAAACGGAATTTACCGGACTTATTTTCAGGATGGAAAAACCTTTATGGAATGCACTTATTCTGAAGGTCGCCTGAACGGAACATTCAAAACCTGGTTTCCCAACGGTAGTCTTGAATTGGATGCCATTTATACCAGCGATACCCGCGATAAGGAATGGTTGTATTACAATCAGGAGGGAGATCTTTTGTACATACTTAAATATGAGCTTGGAAAATTATTAAATCCGGAAGTTCAGTCTAGAATTGAAAAAGAAAGAACTGGCACATTTAAATCGAAAGGTGATAGTGTTCCCGATCCAGAGAAATTTATGCAGAATCCGGAAGAATACATGCGATTGATGCAACTTCATTAA
- a CDS encoding S8 family serine peptidase: MKRLLIIVLLGLFPTLVLTAQEAAPNSYWVQLKDKKGTPYLINQPEAFLSQRSIDRRTRQHILIDETDLPVSPDYIDSLINRGLEIVHTSKWLNGATVRTSDTTLIKKIATLPFVTMVQLTKPGNVLKSISNKFSEEVLNTEYDPENYGDAITQLSQLNGQYLHRQGFRGKGIQIAILDAGFLNVNTIEAFDSLRNSNRILGTRDFVDPTSDIYTQNYHGMSVLSCMGGNIPGSLIGTAPDASFYLLRSEDVSSEYLIEEDNWVAAAEYADSLGVDVINSSLGYTQFNDSLMNHSYADLNGKTTRVTQAANMAFQKGILVFNSAGNEANKSWKRIIAPSDGENVIAVAAVDKDGFRASFSSVGPAFGGAIKPNVAAMGSGTTLVTSNGTVGYSSGTSFSSPVLAGMGACLLQANPYAGVKMAKMAIEQSANQYDKPDSLVGFGIPDFEKADKYLKVNSANKLKEKSSWTVAPNPFSESIFLRNLNTINNKNYLVSISNLQGICLWQSTFNSEETIVLKNLANLPQGFLILSIRSGETEELIKLIKTR; this comes from the coding sequence ATGAAACGGTTACTGATAATTGTTCTGCTGGGTCTGTTTCCAACGCTGGTTTTGACGGCTCAAGAAGCAGCGCCAAACTCGTATTGGGTTCAACTGAAAGACAAAAAGGGAACGCCTTACCTGATTAATCAGCCTGAAGCTTTTTTGTCGCAACGATCAATCGACCGTCGCACGAGACAGCATATTTTAATCGACGAAACCGACCTGCCAGTATCGCCCGATTATATTGACTCTCTCATAAATCGTGGACTGGAGATTGTGCATACCTCGAAATGGCTGAACGGCGCAACAGTCAGAACTTCAGATACAACACTGATTAAAAAAATTGCTACTCTTCCTTTTGTTACGATGGTTCAGCTCACCAAGCCCGGTAATGTTCTGAAGTCGATCAGCAATAAATTTAGTGAGGAAGTATTGAATACGGAATATGATCCGGAAAATTATGGGGACGCGATTACTCAACTTTCTCAGTTAAATGGCCAGTATCTGCACCGTCAGGGGTTTCGTGGGAAAGGCATCCAAATTGCAATCCTGGACGCAGGTTTCCTGAATGTCAACACCATTGAAGCCTTCGATAGTTTACGAAATTCGAATCGGATACTTGGAACCCGCGATTTTGTAGATCCAACGTCTGACATTTACACTCAAAACTACCACGGAATGAGCGTTCTTTCGTGTATGGGCGGCAATATCCCCGGAAGTTTAATTGGCACTGCTCCTGATGCCTCATTTTACCTGCTCCGTTCAGAAGATGTTAGTTCTGAATACCTGATCGAAGAGGATAATTGGGTTGCAGCTGCCGAATATGCTGACAGTTTGGGTGTCGATGTGATCAATTCGTCGCTCGGGTACACTCAATTTAATGATTCGCTGATGAATCACTCCTATGCTGACTTAAATGGAAAGACAACCCGGGTGACTCAAGCTGCAAACATGGCTTTTCAGAAAGGGATTCTGGTTTTTAACAGTGCCGGAAACGAAGCGAATAAGTCATGGAAACGAATTATCGCACCTTCCGACGGTGAAAATGTAATTGCCGTGGCAGCTGTTGACAAAGACGGATTTCGGGCAAGTTTCAGCTCAGTGGGTCCGGCTTTTGGCGGAGCAATAAAACCGAATGTGGCTGCCATGGGGTCTGGTACAACATTGGTGACCAGTAATGGAACTGTCGGCTATTCAAGCGGAACCTCCTTTTCGTCGCCGGTATTAGCAGGAATGGGAGCCTGCCTTCTGCAAGCCAATCCATATGCAGGCGTTAAAATGGCTAAAATGGCCATTGAGCAGTCTGCCAATCAATACGACAAACCCGATTCATTAGTTGGATTTGGAATTCCTGATTTTGAAAAAGCCGACAAATACCTGAAAGTAAATAGCGCTAACAAATTAAAAGAGAAAAGTTCGTGGACGGTTGCGCCAAACCCATTTTCAGAATCTATTTTCCTTCGAAACCTGAACACTATAAATAATAAAAACTATCTGGTAAGCATATCCAATCTTCAGGGGATTTGCCTTTGGCAGTCCACTTTCAATTCGGAAGAAACCATTGTTTTGAAGAATCTTGCTAACTTGCCTCAGGGATTTTTAATCCTGAGTATTCGTTCCGGAGAAACAGAAGAACTGATAAAGTTGATAAAAACGAGATAA